A single window of Magnetococcus marinus MC-1 DNA harbors:
- a CDS encoding 3-deoxy-D-manno-octulosonic acid transferase translates to MLHRIYTLLLILAGVILAPLLFYRYVTTPKYRGTLAQRLGQLHPQLLADAQQRPLIWLHAVSVGEAMAARDLTQHMAQCYPDHLLVVSTVTKTGQQVVQEKMPWVAHHLFLPLDLPLCINGVIRALKPKLCVVMETELWPNFFKALQQINCPIVVINGRLSPGSYRNYRRVRWAMTAFLAPITHMAMQSSMDAQRMREIGGDPNRVSALGNLKYDQALKPPTALEQQQLVQKVGALPPRQWLWMAASTHPGEEQLVLQVFTNLRQRHPELRLILAPRHPERAEPVAALIRAQGLSFTRLSQATPPWQSAILLVDGIGWLTRLYPHCHGVFMGGSLIPRGGQNMLEPSACGVPTLFGPHTFNFKHIAQQLEEAHAALRVADAQRLEQQLEWLLQNPLHRDQMGHAARQVVEANTGALARTLTCIQAIYPPAARAVP, encoded by the coding sequence GTGCTGCACCGAATCTACACCCTGTTGCTTATACTCGCGGGGGTCATACTTGCCCCACTTTTGTTCTACCGCTATGTCACCACCCCCAAATATCGTGGCACGCTCGCCCAGCGCCTTGGTCAATTGCATCCGCAACTGCTGGCCGATGCCCAACAACGCCCGTTGATCTGGCTGCATGCGGTCTCCGTCGGTGAGGCCATGGCGGCCCGCGATCTCACCCAACACATGGCGCAATGCTATCCAGATCATCTGCTGGTTGTCTCCACCGTCACCAAGACCGGCCAGCAGGTTGTGCAAGAAAAAATGCCCTGGGTTGCTCACCATCTGTTCCTGCCCCTGGATCTACCCCTCTGCATCAATGGGGTGATAAGGGCGCTTAAACCCAAGCTTTGCGTGGTTATGGAAACCGAGTTATGGCCTAATTTTTTCAAGGCTTTGCAACAAATTAACTGCCCCATTGTGGTGATCAATGGACGGCTCTCCCCAGGCTCCTACCGCAACTATCGTCGGGTTCGCTGGGCCATGACGGCCTTTCTTGCCCCCATCACCCACATGGCCATGCAGTCGAGCATGGATGCCCAACGTATGCGAGAGATTGGTGGAGATCCCAACCGCGTCAGCGCCCTAGGCAACTTAAAGTATGACCAAGCCCTCAAGCCACCCACCGCTCTGGAGCAGCAGCAGCTTGTGCAAAAGGTGGGAGCGTTGCCGCCCCGCCAATGGCTCTGGATGGCCGCCAGCACCCATCCGGGTGAAGAGCAGCTGGTTTTACAGGTTTTCACCAACCTACGCCAGCGTCATCCAGAGCTACGTCTTATCCTTGCTCCGCGCCACCCCGAGCGGGCCGAGCCAGTCGCCGCCCTTATCCGCGCCCAAGGGTTGAGCTTTACCCGCCTCAGCCAAGCCACGCCCCCCTGGCAGAGCGCCATTTTACTGGTCGATGGCATCGGTTGGCTCACCCGTCTCTATCCTCACTGCCACGGGGTTTTTATGGGGGGCAGCCTTATCCCTCGGGGTGGACAAAACATGCTGGAACCCTCGGCGTGTGGGGTACCTACCCTGTTTGGTCCCCACACCTTCAACTTTAAACATATTGCTCAGCAGTTGGAGGAGGCCCATGCCGCCCTACGGGTGGCCGATGCCCAGCGCTTAGAGCAACAGCTTGAGTGGCTCTTGCAGAATCCTCTGCATCGGGACCAAATGGGCCATGCCGCCCGCCAAGTGGTGGAGGCCAACACCGGGGCATTGGCACGCACCTTGACCTGCATTCAGGCCATCTACCCCCCCGCAGCCCGAGCCGTTCCATGA